In Drosophila busckii strain San Diego stock center, stock number 13000-0081.31 chromosome 3R, ASM1175060v1, whole genome shotgun sequence, the sequence TTGGCCGCGCAATCTGTGCTAAATGCTTCCGAATTTGTAAATGGCAATGGGTTCTATTTTTATGCAGAGGCACTTTGGGAAAAACCGGGACAGGTGCTGGAATGCGCCTCAAATGAAACGCCCGATGGCCGTCCTGCTATCGAAGAGCCCAAGGAGAGCAATGTCACCGAGAATGGCGGTAATAATAGCATTAGTGATGATCTTGGCTTCAGTTTGGATGACATTGATGCGCCCGTCAAAGTGGTAATCCTATCGCTTTGGTTCTGGTGGAAGGAAATTGTGGTTATTGCTTTTACCTCAGCTGTATTGCTCAACATGTTCATGGGCCAACGTAATCAGCGTGTGGAGCGCGAATATTTAGTTATCGAACGACATGTGCCCGTGCAAACGGCCATTGAGGCCACAGAGGCATCTACCCAGGCGCTGCTGGGACCTGTAGTGCCACTGCTGTCTAACAATCATCAGCAGCGACTCAGTACGCAGCGCACCCTTTCCGAGTCGACAACACATTCGGGCGAACACTTCACATCGCGTTTTCAAACTGAATTTGAGCTTATGCAGTGCCTGGGCCGTGGCGGTTTTGGCGTTGTGTTTGAGGCCAAGAATAAGCTGGATGAGAATCATTATGCCATCAAGCGTATTACGTTGCCCAATAAGGAGACATCCAGGCAGCGAGTCATGCGTGAGGCGCGCACTTTGGCCAGCTGTGAACATCAGAATATTGTGCGCTATTTTCATGTAAGTTTATTGATTTACTTATTAAACTTGTAAACTAATTGCCTTAATTGCAGTCTTGGGTAGAAACGCCACCAATTGGCTGGCAAGAGGAGGAAGATCGCAAATTGCTGGCGCATGAAATGTCCACTTCCATACAAATTGAAACACCTGATGGCAGCACATTGCCTTCCATGGAGCATCATGCTTTGGATAAACGTCGTCAGCTAACATCGTGGGTCTCGGATGCAGCCAATAGCACTGCCTGCAGCAATCACATAAATCATTATGAAGAAGACGACGAGGAGGAGGATTCGCTTATAGAGTTTCGCAGTGAATCGCAGTCGGCTGCCTTGCGAGCCGAAATTGAgagcgatgatgatgatgatgatggtaaAGACAACGACGATGACGATGCTGCAAATGAAGAGAATGTAGCGAAAGTGCAACGTAGCTCCGTTTCCATAGACATACACTCGGCGTCctttgatttaaaaaacattaactATTCCACTCAACATCAGCTGTCGACAAACTCATTTCAAATTGTATCTGTGCGCTCTAAAAACAATTCGAGCGATAGCGATGAAGCATCGCATCCTGCGCCGCGACGCAAGCCGCTAACCTTGGCGCTGGCCCACAATAACAATCGTCCCGTGCATTCACAGGCAACGCCACCAAGTGCCGGcatacaaaagccaaacaaagtCTACCTCTATATACAAATGCAACTGTGTCGCAAAGAGAGCTTGCGCGATTGGCTGCGGGACAATCGGACTGAGGAGCGTGCTGCGCATATTGCGCACATCTTTCATCAAATTGTCGATGCAGTGGATTATGTTCACCTTAAGGGTCTCATTCATCGTGATCTGAAGCcaagcaatatatttttctcGCAAGATGgccaaattaaaattggtGACTTTGGTCTAGTCACCGATATGGGCGAAATACCCAATTTAGTGAACGACTGTGGTGATCACAGCGGACTTCCTTCGTGTGCACGGCACACCCAGCAAGTGGGTACACATCTGTATATGTCGCCGGAACAGCTGTTGGGCCAACACTATGATTACAAGGTGGACATTTATTCGCTGGGTCTCATCTTCTTTGAGTTGCATGTTTACTTCTCCACTGAAATGGAGCGTATTAAGACATTGCGTGCTCTGCGCGGTGGCCACTATCCCCATACATTTGGCAACCAGTATCCCGAGCAAtatatgctgctgcagcagatgCTGTCTGCCCAGCCAACGCAGCGTCCGCAAAcaaagcagctgaagcaacaGCTACACGATATTTTGCGTTTACCCGAACATCTGGTGGACGGACGTAGCGAGCAGGCAGCACTGGCGGAGGCCTCAAGGcgtctcagtcgcagtcgcacctttagcagcagcagcgagcagccaCAG encodes:
- the LOC108604270 gene encoding eukaryotic translation initiation factor 2-alpha kinase isoform X1, coding for MGMQNDLKGIAKLSRRRILLYTMITSIVAAVVTSPTSAAASSNVEAPLLSESDKQAALPTVTPPAIPYCVEQQERRIGRRLLYITTLDGRLSALDIAKSGKMRWSIETGPGALISSSIHRLELTNNGQFVRMIPSLSGGIYKFDGDSIDPIPITAEHLLSSSAKFSDDLVISGGKETRNYGISVRTGKLLYECSINGCVNATNDDRTINDAIEETEQHEEQQDGEQLRDKDGYVVEHDALLDDVLVVRRQTQTVRAVESRTGLERWNFSVGQHELDLMRAADCHEQPRNELELAVLDVDIRVVVPEGIICAFSKSEPQHMLWKHQFKHPIVSAWHTNESDELQSIDLFSSSQWLWNQEQQDDEEEKLKDKQPNKAPSIYLGMYEKQLYIQESIRLRQEIIDQTKLYQQLSGDTSLMPKIPWRPIAASSNALVIFQGGSEPAVIGDSNQHNELVPYDDQDFSLAAQSVLNASEFVNGNGFYFYAEALWEKPGQVLECASNETPDGRPAIEEPKESNVTENGGNNSISDDLGFSLDDIDAPVKVVILSLWFWWKEIVVIAFTSAVLLNMFMGQRNQRVEREYLVIERHVPVQTAIEATEASTQALLGPVVPLLSNNHQQRLSTQRTLSESTTHSGEHFTSRFQTEFELMQCLGRGGFGVVFEAKNKLDENHYAIKRITLPNKETSRQRVMREARTLASCEHQNIVRYFHSWVETPPIGWQEEEDRKLLAHEMSTSIQIETPDGSTLPSMEHHALDKRRQLTSWVSDAANSTACSNHINHYEEDDEEEDSLIEFRSESQSAALRAEIESDDDDDDGKDNDDDDAANEENVAKVQRSSVSIDIHSASFDLKNINYSTQHQLSTNSFQIVSVRSKNNSSDSDEASHPAPRRKPLTLALAHNNNRPVHSQATPPSAGIQKPNKVYLYIQMQLCRKESLRDWLRDNRTEERAAHIAHIFHQIVDAVDYVHLKGLIHRDLKPSNIFFSQDGQIKIGDFGLVTDMGEIPNLVNDCGDHSGLPSCARHTQQVGTHLYMSPEQLLGQHYDYKVDIYSLGLIFFELHVYFSTEMERIKTLRALRGGHYPHTFGNQYPEQYMLLQQMLSAQPTQRPQTKQLKQQLHDILRLPEHLVDGRSEQAALAEASRRLSRSRTFSSSSEQPQ
- the LOC108604270 gene encoding eukaryotic translation initiation factor 2-alpha kinase isoform X2, with the protein product MLLYITTLDGRLSALDIAKSGKMRWSIETGPGALISSSIHRLELTNNGQFVRMIPSLSGGIYKFDGDSIDPIPITAEHLLSSSAKFSDDLVISGGKETRNYGISVRTGKLLYECSINGCVNATNDDRTINDAIEETEQHEEQQDGEQLRDKDGYVVEHDALLDDVLVVRRQTQTVRAVESRTGLERWNFSVGQHELDLMRAADCHEQPRNELELAVLDVDIRVVVPEGIICAFSKSEPQHMLWKHQFKHPIVSAWHTNESDELQSIDLFSSSQWLWNQEQQDDEEEKLKDKQPNKAPSIYLGMYEKQLYIQESIRLRQEIIDQTKLYQQLSGDTSLMPKIPWRPIAASSNALVIFQGGSEPAVIGDSNQHNELVPYDDQDFSLAAQSVLNASEFVNGNGFYFYAEALWEKPGQVLECASNETPDGRPAIEEPKESNVTENGGNNSISDDLGFSLDDIDAPVKVVILSLWFWWKEIVVIAFTSAVLLNMFMGQRNQRVEREYLVIERHVPVQTAIEATEASTQALLGPVVPLLSNNHQQRLSTQRTLSESTTHSGEHFTSRFQTEFELMQCLGRGGFGVVFEAKNKLDENHYAIKRITLPNKETSRQRVMREARTLASCEHQNIVRYFHSWVETPPIGWQEEEDRKLLAHEMSTSIQIETPDGSTLPSMEHHALDKRRQLTSWVSDAANSTACSNHINHYEEDDEEEDSLIEFRSESQSAALRAEIESDDDDDDGKDNDDDDAANEENVAKVQRSSVSIDIHSASFDLKNINYSTQHQLSTNSFQIVSVRSKNNSSDSDEASHPAPRRKPLTLALAHNNNRPVHSQATPPSAGIQKPNKVYLYIQMQLCRKESLRDWLRDNRTEERAAHIAHIFHQIVDAVDYVHLKGLIHRDLKPSNIFFSQDGQIKIGDFGLVTDMGEIPNLVNDCGDHSGLPSCARHTQQVGTHLYMSPEQLLGQHYDYKVDIYSLGLIFFELHVYFSTEMERIKTLRALRGGHYPHTFGNQYPEQYMLLQQMLSAQPTQRPQTKQLKQQLHDILRLPEHLVDGRSEQAALAEASRRLSRSRTFSSSSEQPQ